One genomic segment of Streptomyces liangshanensis includes these proteins:
- a CDS encoding SMI1/KNR4 family protein has translation MTRTAFDWRPFLVRWSEEWADACEPGKLYEEDQRAKDTRWLGFAPASAARIGALEERLGRRLPPSYRTFLEVSDGWRHAGGFIELLAGTEAARWFEDEGGFGAWYREDLREDSTPEEVLFAGMWERALQLDVESDLTYVLLDPLDVDADGEWAVHCYRSWAGDMPVRYASFREFMEAMHREFHQLRAGESRTGREFANATTREWDAAVEEGRRAALRGEHAAAERAFARAESYGRPWAKALGDQIRWLCGNTYLADFGELRADPVYAPDVLAVLADEHVRNGHGDGVWSYHFRSASDEVRATGDALLREVREGSFRYRAPGPFGEAVDVAREQARRGDTDAAWRTLLTALPRWSPPGPDLLAPIGLLADRILGPVLTPERGRELLATPRGSAATAGPGAASR, from the coding sequence ATGACGCGAACTGCTTTCGACTGGCGGCCCTTTCTTGTGCGGTGGAGCGAGGAGTGGGCGGACGCGTGCGAGCCCGGCAAGCTGTACGAGGAGGACCAACGGGCGAAGGACACACGGTGGTTGGGCTTCGCGCCCGCCTCCGCGGCTCGGATCGGGGCGCTGGAGGAGCGGCTCGGACGCCGACTGCCGCCGTCGTACCGGACGTTCCTGGAGGTCAGTGACGGGTGGCGGCACGCGGGCGGCTTCATCGAACTGCTCGCCGGGACCGAGGCGGCCCGGTGGTTCGAGGACGAGGGCGGCTTCGGCGCGTGGTACCGCGAGGACCTGCGCGAGGATTCCACCCCGGAGGAGGTCCTGTTCGCCGGCATGTGGGAGCGCGCGCTGCAACTGGACGTGGAGTCGGACCTCACGTACGTCCTGCTGGATCCGCTGGACGTGGACGCCGACGGCGAGTGGGCCGTCCACTGCTACCGCAGCTGGGCGGGTGACATGCCGGTACGGTACGCGTCCTTCCGGGAGTTCATGGAGGCGATGCACCGCGAGTTCCACCAGCTCCGGGCGGGCGAGAGCCGGACGGGGCGGGAGTTCGCCAACGCCACCACACGGGAGTGGGACGCCGCCGTCGAGGAGGGCCGGCGCGCCGCGCTGCGCGGCGAACACGCGGCGGCCGAGCGGGCGTTCGCCCGCGCGGAGAGCTACGGCAGGCCCTGGGCGAAGGCGCTCGGCGACCAGATCCGATGGCTGTGCGGGAACACGTATCTCGCGGACTTCGGGGAACTGAGGGCCGACCCGGTCTACGCGCCCGACGTACTGGCGGTCCTCGCCGACGAACACGTCAGGAACGGGCACGGCGACGGGGTGTGGTCGTACCACTTCCGGTCCGCCTCGGACGAGGTCCGCGCGACGGGGGACGCCCTCCTCCGGGAGGTGCGGGAGGGAAGCTTCCGCTACCGCGCGCCCGGCCCGTTCGGCGAGGCGGTCGACGTCGCGCGGGAGCAGGCCCGCCGGGGCGACACCGACGCGGCGTGGCGCACGCTCCTGACGGCGCTGCCGCGATGGTCCCCGCCGGGTCCCGACCTCCTCGCACCGATCGGTCTGCTCGCGGACCGGATCCTGGGGCCCGTGCTCACCCCGGAGCGCGGGCGGGAGTTGCTGGCCACCCCGCGGGGCAGCGCGGCCACCGCCGGGCCGGGCGCCGCGTCGCGCTGA
- the serA gene encoding phosphoglycerate dehydrogenase: MSSKPVVLIAEELSPATVDALGPDFEIRHCNGADRAELLPAIADVDAILVRSATKVDAEAIAAARKLRVVARAGVGLDNVDVSAATKAGVMVVNAPTSNIVTAAELACGLLIATARHIPQANTALKNGEWKRSKYTGVELSEKTLGVVGLGRIGVLVAQRMSAFGMNIVAYDPYVQPARAAQMGVKLLTLDELLAVSDFITVHLPKTPETLGLIGDDALHKVKPSVRIVNAARGGIVDEVALAAALKEGRVAGAGLDVYAKEPCTDSPLFEFDQVVATPHLGASTDEAQEKAGVAVARSVRLALAGELVPDAVNVQGGVIAEDVRPGLPLAEKLGRIFTALAGEVAVRLDVEVYGEITQHDVKVLELSALKGVFEDVVAETVSYVNAPLFAQERGVEVRLTTSSESPNHRNVVTVRGTLAGGEEVSVSGTLAGPKHLQKIVAIGDYDIDLALADHMVVLRYHDRPGVVGTVGRILGEAGLNIAGMQVSRAEEGGEAVVVLTVDDNVPPAVLAEISEEIGAASARTVNLTD, from the coding sequence GTGAGCTCGAAACCTGTCGTACTCATCGCTGAAGAGCTTTCGCCCGCCACGGTCGACGCGCTCGGCCCGGACTTCGAGATCCGGCACTGCAACGGCGCCGACCGCGCGGAGTTGCTGCCCGCCATCGCCGATGTGGACGCGATCCTCGTCCGCTCCGCCACCAAGGTCGACGCCGAGGCCATCGCCGCGGCGCGCAAGCTGCGCGTGGTCGCCCGCGCCGGGGTGGGCCTGGACAACGTCGACGTCTCCGCCGCCACCAAGGCGGGCGTGATGGTCGTGAACGCGCCGACCTCCAACATCGTCACCGCCGCCGAGCTGGCCTGCGGTCTGCTGATCGCCACCGCGCGGCACATCCCGCAGGCCAACACCGCGCTCAAGAACGGCGAGTGGAAGCGCTCCAAGTACACGGGCGTCGAGCTGAGCGAGAAGACCCTCGGGGTCGTCGGCCTCGGCCGCATCGGGGTCCTCGTCGCGCAGCGCATGTCCGCGTTCGGCATGAACATCGTCGCGTACGACCCCTACGTGCAGCCGGCCCGCGCCGCGCAGATGGGCGTCAAGCTCCTCACGCTGGACGAACTGCTCGCGGTCTCCGACTTCATCACCGTCCACCTCCCCAAGACCCCCGAGACGCTGGGCCTGATCGGCGACGACGCGCTGCACAAGGTCAAGCCGTCCGTCCGGATCGTGAACGCCGCGCGCGGCGGGATCGTGGACGAGGTGGCGCTCGCCGCCGCCCTCAAGGAGGGCCGCGTGGCGGGCGCCGGCCTGGACGTGTACGCGAAGGAGCCCTGCACGGACTCCCCGCTCTTCGAGTTCGACCAGGTCGTCGCCACCCCGCACCTCGGCGCGTCCACCGACGAGGCGCAGGAGAAGGCGGGCGTCGCGGTCGCGCGTTCCGTACGCCTGGCGCTCGCCGGTGAGCTGGTCCCCGACGCGGTCAACGTCCAGGGCGGCGTGATCGCCGAGGACGTACGGCCCGGCCTGCCGCTCGCCGAGAAGCTCGGCCGCATCTTCACCGCCCTCGCGGGCGAGGTCGCGGTCCGGCTCGACGTCGAGGTGTACGGCGAGATCACCCAGCACGACGTGAAGGTGCTCGAACTGTCCGCGCTCAAGGGCGTGTTCGAGGACGTCGTCGCCGAGACGGTCAGCTACGTCAACGCGCCGCTGTTCGCGCAGGAGCGCGGCGTCGAGGTACGGCTCACCACCTCCAGCGAGTCGCCGAACCACCGCAACGTGGTCACCGTCCGCGGCACGCTCGCGGGCGGCGAGGAGGTATCGGTCTCCGGCACCCTGGCGGGCCCCAAGCACCTCCAGAAGATCGTCGCCATCGGCGACTACGACATCGACCTGGCCCTCGCCGACCACATGGTCGTGCTCCGCTACCACGACCGCCCGGGCGTCGTCGGCACGGTCGGCCGCATCCTCGGCGAGGCCGGCCTGAACATCGCGGGCATGCAGGTCTCCCGCGCGGAGGAGGGCGGCGAGGCGGTCGTGGTCCTCACGGTGGACGACAACGTCCCGCCCGCGGTCCTGGCGGAGATCTCCGAGGAGATCGGCGCGGCCTCGGCCCGCACGGTGAACCTCACCGACTGA
- the ilvC gene encoding ketol-acid reductoisomerase encodes MAELFYDDDADLSIIQNRKVAVIGYGSQGHAHALSLRDSGVDVRVGLHEGSTSKAKAEEEGLRVVSVAEAAAEADVIMILVPDPLQGKIYEESIKDQLKDGDALFFGHGLNIRYGFIKPPANVDVAMVAPKGPGHLVRRQYEEGRGVPCIAAVEQDFSGKAFALALSYAKGIGGTRAGVIKTTFTEETETDLFGEQAVLCGGTAALVKAGFETLTEAGYQPEIAYFECLHELKLIVDLMYEGGLEKMRWSVSETAEWGDYVTGPRIITDQTKAEMKKILAEIQDGSFAQTWMDEYHGGLKKYNEYKKADSDSLLATTGAELRKLMSWVDADA; translated from the coding sequence GTGGCCGAGCTGTTCTACGACGACGACGCCGACTTGTCCATCATCCAGAACCGCAAGGTCGCGGTCATCGGCTACGGCAGCCAGGGCCACGCCCACGCGCTGTCGCTGCGTGACTCGGGTGTCGACGTCAGGGTCGGTCTGCACGAGGGCTCCACGTCCAAGGCGAAGGCCGAGGAGGAGGGGCTGCGCGTGGTGTCGGTGGCGGAGGCCGCCGCCGAGGCCGACGTGATCATGATCCTGGTCCCGGACCCGCTCCAGGGCAAGATCTACGAGGAGTCCATCAAGGACCAGCTCAAGGACGGCGACGCGCTGTTCTTCGGCCACGGCCTGAACATCCGCTACGGCTTCATCAAGCCGCCCGCCAACGTCGACGTGGCGATGGTCGCGCCCAAGGGCCCGGGTCACCTGGTGCGCCGCCAGTACGAGGAAGGCCGCGGCGTGCCCTGCATCGCCGCCGTCGAGCAGGACTTCTCGGGCAAGGCGTTCGCGCTCGCGCTCTCGTACGCGAAGGGGATCGGCGGTACCCGCGCGGGCGTCATCAAGACGACGTTCACCGAGGAGACCGAGACGGACCTGTTCGGTGAGCAGGCGGTGCTCTGCGGCGGTACGGCGGCGCTGGTCAAGGCGGGCTTCGAGACGCTGACCGAGGCCGGCTACCAGCCGGAGATCGCGTACTTCGAGTGCCTGCACGAGCTGAAGCTGATCGTGGACCTCATGTACGAGGGCGGTCTGGAGAAGATGCGCTGGTCGGTGTCCGAGACCGCCGAGTGGGGCGACTACGTCACGGGTCCGCGGATCATCACGGACCAGACCAAGGCCGAGATGAAGAAGATCCTCGCCGAGATCCAGGACGGGTCCTTCGCCCAGACGTGGATGGACGAGTACCACGGTGGCCTGAAGAAGTACAACGAGTACAAGAAGGCCGACAGCGACAGCCTCCTCGCCACCACCGGCGCGGAACTGCGCAAGCTCATGAGCTGGGTCGACGCCGACGCGTGA
- the ilvN gene encoding acetolactate synthase small subunit — protein MSTKHTLSVLVENTPGILARIAALFSRRGFNIDSLAVGVTEHPDISRITIVVNVDGLPLEQVTKQLNKLVNVLKIVELEPNAAIQRELVLVKVRADNETRSQIVEIVQLFRAKTVDVSPDAVTIEATGSSDKLDAMLKMLEQFGVKELVQSGTIAIGRGARSITDRSLRALDRSA, from the coding sequence ATGTCCACGAAGCACACCCTCTCCGTCCTGGTCGAGAACACGCCCGGCATCCTCGCCCGGATCGCCGCCCTGTTCTCCCGCCGCGGCTTCAACATCGACTCGCTCGCCGTCGGTGTCACCGAGCACCCCGACATCTCCCGCATCACCATCGTGGTGAATGTCGACGGACTGCCCCTGGAACAGGTCACGAAGCAGCTCAACAAGCTGGTCAACGTCCTCAAGATCGTCGAGTTGGAGCCGAACGCGGCGATCCAGCGCGAACTGGTCCTGGTGAAGGTGCGCGCCGACAACGAGACCCGCTCCCAGATCGTCGAGATCGTCCAGCTGTTCCGTGCCAAGACCGTGGACGTCTCACCCGACGCCGTCACGATCGAGGCCACCGGATCGAGCGACAAGCTCGACGCGATGCTCAAGATGCTGGAGCAGTTCGGCGTCAAGGAGCTGGTCCAGTCGGGGACCATCGCCATAGGGCGTGGCGCGCGGTCCATCACGGACCGCAGCCTGCGAGCCCTCGACCGCAGCGCGTAG
- a CDS encoding acetolactate synthase large subunit, which translates to MTDQATGAHHPQPRARTAGPSSAAVEHVTGAQSLIRSLEEVGADTVFGIPGGAILPAYDPMMDSTRVRHVLVRHEQGAGHAATGYAQATGKVGVCMATSGPGATNLVTPIADAHMDSVPLVAITGQVASAAIGTDAFQEADIVGITMPITKHNFLVTKAEDIPRTIAEAFHIASTGRPGPVLVDIAKDALQARTTFSWPPVLDLPGYRPVTKPHAKQIREAAKLLAAAKRPVLYVGGGVMKAGATAELRVLAELTGAPVTTTLMALGSFPDSHPLHVGMPGMHGAVTAVTALQKADLIVALGARFDDRVTGKLDSFAPYAKIVHADIDPAEIGKNRAADVPIVGDAREVLADLVQAVQAEHTEGNTGDYSAWWKDLSRWRDTYPLGYTQPDDGSLSPQQVIQRIGQLAPDDTIYAAGVGQHQMWAAHFIDYEQPATWLNSGGAGTMGYAVPAAMGAKAGQPDRTVWAIDGDGCFQMTNQELATCAVNNIPIKVAIINNGALGMVRQWQTLFYNERYSNTVLHSGKDSDGEVCRGTRIPDFVKLAEAMGCVAMRCESPEELDAVIAKANSINDRPVVVDFIVHEDAQVWPMVAAGTSNDEVMAALGVRPDFGENLDD; encoded by the coding sequence ATGACCGACCAGGCCACCGGGGCCCACCATCCGCAGCCGCGGGCCCGTACCGCCGGACCGTCCTCCGCCGCCGTTGAGCACGTCACGGGCGCGCAGTCCCTCATCCGCTCGCTGGAGGAAGTGGGAGCCGACACGGTGTTCGGTATCCCGGGCGGTGCGATCCTCCCCGCCTATGACCCGATGATGGATTCGACGCGGGTGCGTCATGTGCTGGTCCGCCATGAGCAGGGGGCGGGTCACGCGGCCACCGGGTACGCCCAGGCGACCGGCAAGGTCGGGGTGTGCATGGCGACGTCGGGTCCGGGGGCGACGAATCTGGTGACGCCGATCGCGGACGCGCACATGGATTCGGTGCCGCTGGTCGCGATCACCGGGCAGGTGGCGAGCGCGGCGATCGGGACGGACGCCTTCCAGGAGGCGGACATCGTCGGTATCACCATGCCGATCACGAAGCACAACTTCCTGGTGACCAAGGCCGAGGACATCCCGCGGACCATCGCGGAGGCCTTCCACATCGCGTCCACCGGCCGCCCGGGCCCTGTCCTGGTCGACATCGCCAAGGACGCCCTCCAGGCCCGTACCACCTTCAGCTGGCCCCCCGTCCTCGACCTCCCCGGCTACCGCCCCGTCACCAAGCCGCACGCCAAGCAGATCCGCGAGGCCGCCAAGCTGCTCGCCGCGGCCAAGCGCCCGGTCCTGTACGTCGGCGGCGGGGTCATGAAGGCCGGCGCCACCGCCGAGTTGCGCGTGCTCGCCGAGCTGACCGGAGCCCCCGTCACCACCACCCTGATGGCGCTGGGTTCGTTCCCCGACAGTCACCCCCTGCACGTGGGAATGCCGGGCATGCACGGTGCGGTCACCGCCGTCACCGCGTTGCAGAAGGCCGACCTGATCGTCGCCCTCGGAGCCCGTTTCGACGACCGCGTCACCGGCAAGCTGGACAGCTTCGCGCCGTACGCCAAGATCGTGCACGCCGACATCGACCCGGCCGAGATCGGCAAGAACCGCGCCGCGGACGTCCCGATCGTCGGGGACGCCCGCGAGGTCCTGGCCGACCTCGTCCAGGCCGTCCAGGCCGAGCACACCGAGGGCAACACCGGTGACTACAGCGCCTGGTGGAAGGACCTCTCCCGCTGGCGCGACACCTACCCCCTCGGCTACACGCAGCCCGACGACGGCAGCCTGTCCCCGCAGCAGGTCATCCAGCGCATCGGCCAACTCGCCCCCGACGACACCATCTACGCGGCGGGCGTCGGCCAACACCAGATGTGGGCCGCCCACTTCATCGACTACGAGCAGCCGGCCACCTGGCTCAACTCGGGCGGCGCCGGGACGATGGGGTACGCGGTGCCCGCCGCGATGGGCGCGAAGGCCGGACAGCCGGACCGTACCGTCTGGGCGATCGACGGCGACGGCTGCTTCCAGATGACCAACCAGGAGTTGGCCACCTGCGCCGTCAACAACATCCCGATCAAGGTCGCGATCATCAACAACGGGGCGCTCGGGATGGTCCGCCAGTGGCAGACCCTCTTCTACAACGAGCGCTACTCCAATACCGTCCTGCACTCCGGCAAGGACTCCGACGGCGAGGTCTGCCGCGGCACCCGCATCCCCGACTTCGTGAAGCTGGCGGAGGCCATGGGCTGCGTCGCGATGCGCTGCGAGTCCCCGGAGGAGCTGGACGCGGTGATCGCCAAGGCCAACTCGATCAACGACCGGCCGGTCGTCGTGGACTTCATCGTCCACGAGGACGCCCAGGTCTGGCCGATGGTCGCCGCCGGCACCTCCAACGACGAGGTCATGGCCGCCCTCGGCGTCCGCCCCGACTTCGGCGAGAACCTGGACGACTGA